A single genomic interval of Leptospira dzoumogneensis harbors:
- the queD gene encoding 6-carboxytetrahydropterin synthase QueD: MEEIELTKEFRFDAAHFLPNVPEGHKCRRMHGHSFRFKLHLKGKVDEKTGWLMDFAEVSKVVKPLLENYLDHYLLNEIEGLENPTSENISIWLWKKLKPQLSLLHKITLNETCTSACVYNGPSEK; the protein is encoded by the coding sequence ATGGAAGAAATAGAACTTACCAAAGAATTTCGTTTCGATGCAGCTCACTTCTTACCGAACGTTCCGGAAGGTCATAAGTGTAGAAGAATGCATGGCCACAGCTTTCGTTTCAAATTACATCTGAAAGGTAAGGTGGACGAAAAAACAGGTTGGTTGATGGACTTCGCAGAAGTCAGCAAGGTTGTGAAACCTTTACTCGAAAACTATTTGGATCATTATCTTCTAAACGAAATAGAAGGTCTAGAAAATCCGACTAGCGAGAATATCAGCATCTGGTTGTGGAAAAAACTTAAACCTCAACTTTCTCTTTTACACAAGATCACTTTAAACGAAACCTGCACTAGCGCATGCGTTTATAACGGACCTTCCGAGAAATAA